One window from the genome of Epinephelus moara isolate mb chromosome 21, YSFRI_EMoa_1.0, whole genome shotgun sequence encodes:
- the sall2 gene encoding sal-like protein 2 isoform X3, translating to MLDSPLCSPSSSLQSSQLPITLHSSFKGSQTPPLPTEDPPISCSPSQQLKDPKPSLSPDFPDSSLSSQNQHLPALQLSGCIATSSASALIHPSRSAHMASPKLGLSATTTTSSSSSSSSASLCPPPHPGSPSRVPEGPPSPVTPTPSPGVTSASAAPSRAQLSIALILEELRVLQQRQIHQMQITEEICRQVLRLGGASYTIDTPSQHLLPPLPQLCLEGSKRAASPTTQPTAPQPSTSVAPLLACFSSLLPSQGANKPTKPSSSLSQILQPHKPQMEGTGGTAGPHGYLRVSSRSSAPSTSSSAAISMASSTYPLALSLALPNRYLHEKSPNTTSVSGFLNSSLPTTVSMVPNSPNALQSFSGGTDSSSASSSTTSGRLQHACRFCGKMFSSDSSLQIHLRSHTGERPYQCPVCLSRFTTRGNLKVHFLRHREQNPELSLSLLPPSLFGVALGATGGSEMGQTMSSGSSTSGMNMIQKKPKCRPEDETCGDNVEASGTSTGFSLGASGGSTPSTLPLPPSVDLALISHSLLQLNRAAAVAAAASITSGSSHSSSSSTSTSSLATSLLSNPSLSSSSTITGLFKGPKQQHFDENTPPHVPMLSPAAYSQLAHLPKLLFPSVSTSSSTPAAHPSLYNHPALGLLRTPLPSTPGSHQLASSSHSQLSFPFSSFPKVPGPTTTTPSSLPSSMATSTPTSETSKLQRLVEKLEKAPCSSSPWTSSSPSSSMLEMLSSSATTSSSSANSRFTNASTSTTYVMASPPSSTLASTSVSNFTHEMVAALGMSANGASAMAGGLLPSLSITGPAGNLTTNQCGVCLRVLSCPRALRLHQATHLGERPFPCKICGRSFSTKGSLRSHLATHHARPPNARVQNSCPLCQRKFTNALVLQHHIRMHLGGQLPTDGTDDSAHEMQAESNAKPLSQSQSQPTDPNTVSSKTPPLAGQSKSPTPSSPFQTPAVGSVPVSGSTKSVEFTKNPSKSGSSSPDLIPPADLSPDPFMNPTTQTPPPGSVEPPVLCVSAPLPASQQTAQASPVGNDNQAEQATADVHLPKATPSPMSSSVTKTTVLSNAMVLDCREDEAPTSSDAFLGSRSNLEDLQSTPALGDPFAYTCPSTSSDPIPSQDVSNVNATPTLESESVSPRPQSPEPMEEDKDQSSTPATPKQDQATVPDDDSNMTSTSETADTITVEVRGASQRAATFVRETRQSFHFGSFGREDRVEGVKISGLASIEALDGSVPINLAPALPSPMSRPEKKTYCCAECGKEYASRSGLKGHMKHHGVLTKTTRPPARSSRSSADQLPSSTSMTSLNIPATRSSAGFWNQYQAFLNTSNEPTDDPTAGSQGENESAQSTKSPKRSQMDPRAPEEAGEESSEGS from the exons ATGCTGGATTCTCCCTTGTGCTCTCCATCGTCCTCTCTTCAAAGTTCCCAGCTGCCCATCACTCTCCATTCATCTTTCAAGGGCTCTCAGACCCCCCCTTTACCCACTGAAGATCCACCGATATCCTGCTCACCGAGCCAGCAGCTCAAAGACCCAAagccctccctctctcctgacTTTCCTGACTCATCCCTCTCTTCTCAAAATCAGCATCTTCCTGCCCTCCAACTGTCTGGCTGCATTGCTACGTCTTCTGCAAGTGCCCTCATCCACCCTTCCCGAAGTGCACACATGGCCTCTCCCAAGTTGGGGCtgtcagccaccaccaccacctcttcttcctcctcatcctcctcggCCTCCCTGTGTCCTCCACCACACCCTGGAAGCCCCAGCCGTGTTCCTGAGGGCCCCCCAAGTCCTGTAACCCCCACTCCCAGCCCAGGAGTGACATCTGCCTCAGCTGCACCCTCTAGGGCCCAACTGAGCATTGCCCTAATCCTGGAGGAGCTCCGGGTGCTACAGCAAAGGCAAATCCATCAGATGCAAATAACAGAGGAGATCTGTAGACAGGTGCTACGCCTTGGAGGAGCCTCCTATACCATAGATACACCCTCCCAGCATCTTCTCCCTCCCCTGCCACAGCTCTGCCTGGAAGGTAGCAAAAGGGCAGCCAGCCCAACTACCCAGCCAACTGCACCTCAGCCATCCACCTCTGTTGCGCCTCTCCTGGCATGTTTCTCCTCCCTGCTCCCTTCTCAGGGAGCTAACAAACCCACAAAGCCAAGCAGTTCCTTGTCTCAAATCCTGCAGCCCCACAAGCCCCAGATGGAAGGGACAGGAGGGACTGCGGGGCCTCATGGTTATCTGAGGGTGAGTTCtcgatcctcagctccctccaCCTCTTCTTCTGCTGCCATCTCCATGGCTTCCTCTACCTATCCTCTAGCCTTGTCCTTAGCACTGCCCAACCGCTATCTTCATGAGAAATCTCCAAATACCACTTCAGTGAGTGGGTTCCTAAACTCATCCCTCCCCACAACAGTATCTATGGTGCCAAACTCCCCAAATGCTCTGCAGTCTTTCTCTGGAGGAACAGactcttcctctgcctccagCTCCACCACTTCTGGCCGCCTCCAACATGCCTGCCGCTTCTGTGGAAAAATGTTCAGCAGTGACTCTTCCCTACAGATACATCTACGCTCACACACAGGGGAACGACCCTACCAGTGTCCAGTATGCCTCAGCCGCTTCACCACACGAGGCAACCTCAAGGTGCACTTCCTACGCCACCGTGAGCAAAACCCGGAGCTCTCACTTTCACTCCTGCCACCTTCTTTATTTGGGGTAGCATTGGGGGCCACTGGGGGATCAGAAATGGGACAGACCATGAGCAGTGGTAGCAGTACTAGTGGCATGAATATGATACAAAAGAAGCCAAAATGCAGGCCTGAGGATGAAACATGTGGAGATAATGTTGAGGCCAGTGGTACTAGCACTGGTTTTTCTCTGGGAGCCTCTGGAGGATCTACCCCTTCCACCCTACCCCTGCCCCCTAGTGTTGACCTGGCTTTGATTTCCCACTCTCTCCTGCAGCTCAATAGGGCTGCAGCTGTAGCCGCTGCAGCCTCTATCACCTCTGGCTCATCCcactcatcctcctcctcaactTCCACGTCTTCTCTGGCTACCTCCCTCCTATCCAACCCTTCCTTGTCTTCGTCTTCCACCATCACAGGGTTATTCAAGGGTCCCAAACAACAGCACTTTGATGAGAACACTCCCCCTCACGTCCCAATGCTTTCTCCTGCTGCATACTCCCAGCTAGCCCACCTACCTAAGCTCCTTTTCCCATCTGTCTCTACTTCCTCATCTACCCCTGCAGCACACCCATCCCTCTACAACCATCCAGCCTTGGGCTTGCTACGCACCCCACTACCCTCTACTCCAGGCTCCCACCAACTTGCTTCTTCCAGCCATTCTCAGCTTTCTTTCCCCTTCTCTTCATTTCCTAAAGTCCCAGGTCCAACCACCACCACTCCATCCTCCCTGCCCTCCTCCATGGCTACCTCCACTCCTACATCTGAAACCTCCAAGCTGCAGAGGCTGGTGGAGAAGCTGGAGAAGGCACCCTGCTCCTCTTCTCCTTGGACAtcatcctctccttcctcctccatgCTTGAGATGTTATCTAGCAGTGCCACTACCTCTTCAAGTTCAGCCAACAGTCGTTTCACAAATGCCAGCACTTCGACCACGTACGTCATGGCGTCCCCACCATCTTCAACTCTCGCTTCCACTTCTGTTTCAAACTTCACCCATGAGATGGTTGCTGCCCTGGGCATGAGTGCCAATGGAGCAAGTGCAATGGCGGGGGGCTTGCTACCATCACTAAGCATCACAGGTCCAGCTGGTAACCTGACAACCAATCAGTGTGGAGTGTGTCTACGAGTTCTGAGCTGTCCTAGAGCACTGCGTCTGCACCAGGCTACGCACCTTGGAGAACGCCCTTTTCCATGTAAGATATGTGGCAGATCCTTCTCAACCAAAGGCAGCTTGCGGTCACATTTGGCCACCCATCATGCTCGACCACCTAATGCACGTGTCCAGAACTCTTGCCCACTGTGCCAGCGAAAGTTCACTAATGCCCTAGTGCTCCAGCACCACATTCGTATGCACCTTGGTGGACAGTTGCCCACAGATGGCACAGATGATTCTGCACATGAGATGCAAGCTGAATCTAATGCCAAACCCTTGTCACAATCACAATCCCAGCCCACTGACCCAAATACTGTCTCAAGTAAAACACCTCCTCTAGCAGGCCAATCCAAGAGCCCAACTCCAAGCTCACCATTTCAAACTCCAGCAGTTGGTTCAGTCCCTGTATCTGGCAGTACGAAATCGGTTGAGTTTACCAAAAACCCCAGTAAATCTGGGTCCTCCAGCCCAGACCTCATCCCCCCTGCTGACCTTAGCCCTGACCCCTTCATGAATCCCACCACACAAACTCCACCACCAGGCAGTGTAGAACCCCCTGTTCTTTGTGTCAGTGCCCCCTTGCCAGCCTCCCAGCAGACAGCTCAAGCTTCCCCAGTTGGCAACGACAACCAAGCTGAACAAGCCACTGCTGACGTCCATCTTCCTAAAGCCACCCCTTCACCAATGTCCTCCTCTGTCACCAAAACCACGGTGTTATCTAATGCTATGGTATTGGACTGCAGAGAGGATGAAGCACCTACCTCCTCCGATGCCTTCCTTGGCTCCAGATCAAACCTGGAGGACTTACAAAGCACACCTGCCCTTGGTGACCCCTTTGCTTACACCTGTCCCAGTACCTCCTCTGACCCCATCCCAAGTCAAGATGTTTCTAATGTAAATGCAACACCAACCTTGGAATCAGAGTCAGTCTCCCCAAGGCCCCAATCACCAGAACCCATGGAAGAAGACAAAGATCAGTCCTCCACACCAGCAACACCAAAGCAAGACCAAGCAACTGTGCCTGATGATGACTCCAACATGACGTCCACTTCGGAGACTGCTGACACTATTACTGTTGAAGTAAGGGGTGCATCACAGAGAGCTGCCACTTTTGTGAGGGAGACACGTCAGAGCTTTCACTTTGGTTCGTTTGGAAGGGAGGACCGGGTGGAAGGTGTTAAGATTAGTGGACTGGCTTCAATTGAAGCACTGGATGGTTCTGTCCCCATCAACCTTGCCCCAGCCCTTCCATCTCCAATGTCTCGTCCAGAGAAGAAGACCTATTGCTGTGCTGAGTGTGGAAAAGAGTATGCCAGTCGCAGTGGACTGAAG GGGCACATGAAGCACCATGGCGTGCTAACCAAAACAACACGCCCACCTGCCAGGAGTAGCCGTTCCTCTGCTGACCAACTTCCTTCTTCTACATCTATGACTTCCTTGAACATTCCTGCCACCAGGAGCTCAGCAGGCTTCTGGAACCAGTACCAAGCCTTCCTCAACACCAGTAACGAGCCAACTGATGACCCAACAGCTGGCAGCCAAGGAGAGAATGAGTCAGCACAGTCGACAAAATCACCCAAGAGATCTCAGATGGATCCAAGAGCCCCAGAGGAAGCTGGGGAAGAGTCTAGTGAGGGGTCATAA